The nucleotide sequence CGGGTAGTCCGAGCCGTTGAGCAGCCGTGCGTGCCACTCGCTGCGTTCGAGGACGTTGTCGAGCGGAGGGCCCAACCGGTTCAGCTGCGTCATCGCCGAAATTTCCCCGTAGAGCTTTCCCTCGTACCGCGCTTCGTTCATCAGCCGCGCGAACAGCTCGAAGTTCGGCATGGCCGGCCCGTTCGGCCCCTTGTCGAGATCAACGCCCTCGCCGAGCGAGGCGCAGTGCGCGACGATGACCGTGACGCCGTGGTCGAGCGCGCGGCGGAGCTTGAGCGGATTGCCGAAGGTCTGGGCGTCGCCGCCGTGCACCGCGAGCTCCTCGCCCGCGTGGGTCAGGAGCGGCAGGCGCAGGCGCGCGAGCGTCTCGTAGAAGCGGTCGCAGCGCGGCGACGCGGGATCCATCCCCATGGCCGGCGGCAGCCACTTGATCGCGCGCGCCCCTTCGCGCGCCGCCGACTCGAGCGCCTCGACGGCGTCCGGCCGGTAGGGATGGATCGAGGCGATCGCGACGAAGCGCTCCGGAAACCGCTGCGCGAGCGCGAGGGCGTAGGCGTTCGGCGTGTGGAAGGACGTCAGGTCTTCGCGGCGGGCGCCGTTGTCGTCGTAGTGGTAGTCGAACGCGAGCAGCATCAGCCGCGTGCCTGCCGGAAAGTCGTCCTGCAGGCGCATCAGCCGCTCGAGGTAGGCCACGTCGATTTCGGGCGCGCCCTGCGCGCAACCGGCGTTGAGGTAGAAGCGCTTCTGCGCGTACTGAATCGGATGCGCCGCGCTGTCCATCGCCGGCGTCACCCAGATGCCGGAGTCGCTGTCGCCCACCCCGATCAGGTGCACGTGCGTATCCCATACGCGAGCGGCGTCGATCCCGTCGAACGCCGCCCGCACGAGCTCGTGCCGGGCAAGAGGCTCGGGGAGCGGCGACAGGCACGGATTCCACACGCCCTCGTCCGGCCACAGGCCGTAACCGGCCGCGCCGAACCCGCCGAGTCCCATCACCCCCAGGAAAGTCCTGCGCTTCATGTTCTTGTTCTCATGATCAGAACGGCCATCACGCCGGCCGCGGCTCCCGCTAGATGCGCACCGGGGAGAACCGGCCAGGCCGTGTGCTTGACGATGCCCCCACCGGATGCGAACTCCAGCCCCAGTTTCGCGGTCGCGGCGGCGGCGACCGCCGCCAGCAGCCACCGCTGTCCTCCCTCCTGCCAGCGCGCGACGAGCCCGGCCGCGAGGAGGCCGTACAGCACCCCCGAAAGGCCGCAGTAGCGCCCGATGTCGGGCCGAAGCGTCCAGAGCCAGGCGTCGATCGCCGCCGCACTGATCCCAAATAGTAGTCCCCAGCGCGCGGGGTGCCGCTCGAAAAGCACGCCGAGCAGGCCGAGCCCCAGGAGGTTCGCAGCCAGGTGACTGGCGTCGGTGTGGGCGAGATGCCCTGTCACGAGCCGCCAGACCTCCCCATCGCCGATCGCCTCCCGGTCGAAAACGAGTGTCTCGGGGGCCGAACCGGCAATGAGGAACATGACGGCGGCGAGGACACCGAACGTCACGGATGCCCGAGGCACCGCCATGGCGGCCGGGCCGTTCATCGCCGCGCCCGGCGCAGCCCCCATGCAAGGGGGGCGAGCAAAAGCAGCATCCACGCGTCGAGCGCGCCCGAGCCCGAGAAGCCGGGCCGGTACGAGACCTTCACGCTCTTGTCCTGCTTGATGCGTTCCTTGAAACCGTCGATCTCGGTGCCGAGGTTCGCGATCATGTCGACGGTCGCGAGATCGAAGCCCTCCTCCATCGCCACGCGGCGCTTCACGTCGTCGCCGATGTAGGTCGAGTAGTGCTTGTTCGCGGCCACCCCCGGAGCATGAAAGAGCAGCTTGTGGGTACGCACGTCGAACACCGCCGTGTCGACGAAGGTCCGTACCTCGTGGCGGTTGGCCGGGACGGTATAGGCACCGACGATGGTCCAGTAGAGGAACCCGAGGTTCGTCTGGTCCGTGTTCGCCACCTGGTCGTACGAGACGAGCGCGATCACGTCGAGGTTGAACAGCCGCGCGATCTGGTCGAGCGTCCCGAAGCCCTTGCCCGACCGCATGAAGGCGTCGGGGATGAGCACGATCTGGTTGATGAAGGGGCGGTCGAGAAACGCCGCCTTGGCCTTGATGAGCAGCTCGTTCTTCTTCGGCTCCGAGAGCGCGCCCCGCGACTCGGGCACGAAGCCGATGCCGACGTTGAGCGGCAGCGGCAGGTTCGGCACGGTCTGGTCGTAGGCCGGGGGCAGCTCGCCCTTGGGGTAGAGGAAGTCCACCAGGCTGCTCGAGACGCTCTCGCGGCTGCGGTTCATGTGGGCGCAGCCCGCTATGAGCACCGCCACCCAAACGGCCACGACGGTCCAGAACCAGGGAAAACTTCGCGTTTTCATAGCCATCTCCTCGTGTTGTGTCGGGCAGCGTCCCGTTGACATAATGAACGCTGTTCAATATTCTTAGCACTATACTGAACGATGTTCAATAGGGGGCGGCATGGGACGGCGGAGCAAGCAGGCGGAGCACAGCCCGGAGGAGATCCGGGAGATGGCGCTGGCGGCGGCCAAGCGCATCGTGGCCAAGCAGGGCTACGGGGCGCTATCGACCCGCAAGGTGGCGGCCGACATCGGCTATGCGGTCGGAAGCCTCTACCTCGTCTTCAAGAATCTCGACGACCTGATCCTGCACGTGAACGGCTCGACCCTGGACGACCTCCACAACGCGCTCGAGGCGACGGCCGTGCGCTGCAGGGATCCGGAGACGTGCCTCCTCGCGCTCGCCCGCGAGTACATCCAGTTCGCGTTCACTAACCGGGCGCTCTGGAGCCTCGTCTTCGAGCACCCCGCTCCGCAGCGGCGGCCCACCTGGTACCAGGACAAGGTGGCGCGCATGTTCGAGATGGTCGAGGGGCAGCTGCGGGGAATCGCACCCGAGCGCGCGCCCAAGGACCTGAAGCTCGCCGCCCACGCGCTCTGGAGCGGCGTTCACGGGGTGTCCGTGCTCGGCCTCGCCGACCGGCTCGACGAGAGCGGGCGCGCGGCGGCCGAGAAGCTCGCCGCCTCGCTCGTCACGAACTACCTGGTCGGCTTCAAGCAAAAAACCAAGAACCGCGGCTAGACTCGAAGGGCCGCAAGGGAGGATTCCATGGGTTGGCTCAAAACGATCATAAGAACCGTGCTGCGGCTCTGCTACCGGGTCGAGGTCAGCGGGCTCGAGCACTTCCACGCGGCGGGTCCGCGCGTCCTCGTCGTCGCGAACCACACCTCGTTTCTCGACGCCGTCCTGCTCGCCGCCTTCCTGCCCGACGACCTCACCTTCGCGATCAACACGCACATCGCGCGGCGCTGGTGGGTGCGCCCGTTTCTGAGACTCGTCCGCTCCTTTCCCATGGACCCGACCAGCCCCTACTCCACGCGGGCGCTGATCCGCTATCTCCAGGAGGACCGCAAGGCGGCGATCTTTCCCGAGGGCCGGATCACGGTCACCGGCTCGCTCATGAAGATCTACGACGGCACCGGCATGATCGCCGACAAGTCGCGCTCGGTGCTGCTGCCCGTGCGCATCGACGGGGCGCAGTACACGCCGTTCTCGCGCCTGCGCGGGCGGGTGCGGCTGCGCTGGTTCCCGCGCATCCGGCTGACGATCCAGCCTCCGACCCGGATCGAGCTGCCCGAGACCGTCCGCGGCCGGGCGCGCCGCCAGAAGGCCGGTGCCGTGCTGTCCGACATCATGACCCAGATGATGTTCGCGACCTCGAATTACCGTAAGACGCTGTTCGACGCGCTGCTCGACGCGAAACACATTCACGGCGGACGGCATCCGGTCGTCGAGGACATCGAGCGTCGACCGCTGAGCTACCGCGACCTCGTGATGCGCGCCTTCATTCTCGGGCGCCTGACGGCGCGGATCACCAAGCGGGAGGCGCCCGTCGGCGTGCTGCTTCCCAATGCGGCGGGTACCGCGGTCGTCTTTTTCGGCCTGCACCTCTACGGCCGCGTCCCGGCGATGCTCAACTACACGGTCGGCGTGCAGGGCATGCTGTCGGCCTGCCGCACCGCCGGCATCCATACGGTGCTCACCTCGCGCCGGTTCGTCGAGGCCGCGAAACTCGGGGCGGCCGTCGAAGCCCTCTGCAAGGAAGTCGAGGTCGTCTTCGTCGACGATCTCCGCCACCGGGTCGGCGCGCTGGACAAGCTCAGCGCGCTCCTCGCGGTCCCGTTCGCGCGCCTGCTCTACCACGGCTTCCTCGGGGCGCCGAAGCCCGAGAGTCCCGCCGTCATCCTCTTCACCTCGGGCTCGGAGGGCGCGCCCAAGGGCGTGGTCCTGTCGCACGCGAACCTCCTCGCGAACGCGCAGCAGATCGCCGCGCGCTTCGCCTTCAGCAGCCGCGACAAGATCCTGAACGCCCTGCCGGTGTTCCACTCCTTCGGGCTCACGGCCGGCACCCTGCTACCGATCCTCGCCGGCATGCGGACCTTCTTCTATCCGTCGCCGCTGCACTACCGGATCGTTCCGGAGATGGCCTACGACGTGAACGCGACCGTGCTGTTCGGCACGAACACCTTCCTCAAGGGCTACGCGCGCTACGCGCACCCGTACGACTTCTACAGCGTGCGCTACGTCTTCGCCGGCGCCGAGAAGCTGCAGGACGACGTCCGTCGCGTGTGGATGGAGAAGTTCGGCGTGCGGATCTTCGAAGGCTACGGCGCCACCGAGACGAGCCCGGTACTGACGGCGAACACGCCCATGGACTATCGCCCGGGCAGCCCGGGACGCTTCGTGCCCGGCATCGAATACCGCCTCGAGCCCGTGTCCGGCGTGGAAACCGGCGGCCGCCTGCACGTGCGCGGCCCGAACGTCATGCTCGGCTACCTGCTCGCCGACCGCCCGGGCGAGCTCGTCCCGCCCCGCTCCTCCCTCGGGGAAGGCTGGTACGACACGGGCGACATCGTCACCGTGGACGAGGACGGATTCCTATATATACAGGGCCGGGCCAAGCGCTTCGCGAAGGTCGGCGGCGAGATGGTCTCGCTCGCGCTGGTCGAGGAGCTGGCGGCCCGCACCTGGCCGGAGGCGCAGCACGCGGTCATCAACCTGCCGGACGCGCAGAAGGGCGAGCAGCTCGTGCTGCTCACGAACCGGCGCGACGCGAGCCGCGCGGAGCTCCTCGCGCGCGCCCGGGCCGACGGCATCGGGGAGATCAACGTGCCCAAGCGCATCGTGACGACGAAGAACCTGCCGGTGCTCGGCACGGGGAAGACGGACTATGCGGCGGCGAGAGCGTTCGTCGAGAAGGAGGTGGCGTGATGACCCGCGGCCTCTATGCGCTCCTCGTCGCGCAGTTCCTGACGGCGTTCGCGGACAACGCGATCCTGTTCACCGCGATCGCCATGGTCCTGAACGCGCCCGGCACCGGCGCCTGGTACATCCCGGCGCTGCAGAGCGCCTTCCTCATCGCGTTCGTCGTGCTCGCGCCCTGGGTCGGCCCGTTCGCCGACAACCGGCCGAAGGCCGTGGTGCTGATGATCGGGAACCTGCTCAAGGGCGCCGGGGCCCTGCTGATTCTCGTCGGGCTCGAGCCGCTCCTCGCCTATGCCCTCGTCGGCGTCGGCGCCGCCGTCTACGGGCCGGCGAAGTACGGCATCCTGCCCGAGATGCTGCCGCACGATCGCCTGGTGCAGGCGAACAGCCTGATCGAGGGCTCGACCATCGTCGCCATCATCGCCGGCACGGTCGTCGGGGCGCGCGTCGCGGACGCCTCGATCCACTCGGCGCTGCTCGTCGTCGTCGCCTGCTACGGCCTCTCGCTCGCGACGACGTTCCTGATCCCGCGGATCACGCCGCGCCACGCCGGCGAGGGACGGGGGGTGCGCCATTTCATCGACATGATGCGCACGCTCTTCGCGAGCAGCCGCGCCCGCTTCGTCATGCTCGGCACCAGTCTGTTCTGGGCCGCCGCCGCGGTGCTGCGCCTGCTCCTCGTCGCGTGGGCGCCGGTCGTGCTCCTCACGCGCAACACCGCCGACATCGCCGACCTCACGCTCGCCCTCGCCATCGGCATCGTGATCGGGGCGGTGCTCGTGCCCAAACTCATCCCGATCGAGCGGCTGCGCCGCGCGCGCCTCGCGGCCTACGCGATGGGCGTCTTCATCCTGGTGCTGAGCCAGATCGAGGCCGTCTGGCCGGCGCGCGCGGCGCTCGTCTTCGTCGGCATCACCGGCGGACTCTTCATGGTCCCCGTGAACGCCGCCCTCCAGGAGATCGGCCACCTGACCATCGGCAGCGGCGGCGCCGTGGCGCTTCAGAACTTCTTCGAGAACGTCGCGATGCTCACGACCGTCGGCGTCTACACCTTCGCCGCCGCGAACGGCGCGCCTCCGGTAGCCTCGATCGTGACCGTCGGCATCCTGGTCCTCATCGCCACGTTCCTCGTCTCCTGGCATTTGCCGCCGGATCCGAACGGCAAGGGGCAGGAGTCCGTCATCGCTCGGGGGGCGGGCGGGGAGACCGGCTAGGGAACGGGCCGCGATCTCAGAGCCAACGCTTTTTCCGGAAATAAGCCAGCATTCCGGCGCCCAATCCCAACATGGCGAGCCAGGTGACGGGGTAGCCCCAGGGCGAGTCGAGCTCCGGCATGTGACGGAAGTTCATGCCGTAGACGCTCGCGATGAAGGTCGGCGGGATGAACACCGTCGCGATGACGGTGAGCACCTTGATCACCTCGTTCAGGCGATTCGTCGAGCTCGACATGTAGAGCTCGAGCATTCCCGAGAGGACCTCGCGAAACGTCTCGATCGTGTCGACGACATGGATCGTATGGTCGTAGACGTCGCGGAGGTAGACGGCGGTCTCCGGGCGGATCAGCGCCGAGCGCTCGCGCTCCAGGCCGCCGATCACCTCGCGCAACGGCCAGACCGAGCGCCGCAGCACGAGCGTTTCGCGCCGCAGATGGTGGAGGAGGCGCAGCGTCTGCGGTCCGGGGCCGGAGACGAGCTCGTCCTGCAAGGCGTCGATGCGCTCGCCGAGACGTTCGAGCACGATGAAGTAGTTGTCCACCACCCGGTCCAGCAGCAGGTAGGCAAGGTAGTCGGCTCCGGACTGCCGTACGCGGGCGCGGTCCTTGTCGATCAGCGCCTCCACCGAGGCGAACGCGCCGCTCGGGCCCTCCTCGACCGATACGACGTAGTTCTTCCCGAGGACGATGCTGATCTGCTCGATCTCGATCGCGTCTTCCGTCCCGTCGCTCAGCATCTTGAGGACCAGGTAGGCGTATTCGCCGTAATCCTCGAACTTGGTCCGCTGGTCGGTATTCAGGATGTCCTCGATGACCAACGGGTGCAGGCCGAGTTGTTCCAGCCGCTTCAGACGTTCGGCGTCGTGGGCGCCCACGGCATGCAGCCACGTGATCCCCGGACGCGCGAGGTACGGCAGCGCCTCCTCGACGGCCGCGATCTGCCGACGCTCGAGCGCGCCGTCCTCGTAGTGCACGAGACGAAGCTCCGTGGTCTCGCTCCGCCGCTCCCCGATGTGCACCGGCGTGCCGGGCGGCAGTCCCGCCTTCCGCGAGCGCTTCTTGAGCAATCTGCGCATACAGCACCTTTGCAAGAATCGTTGGCCCGGTTCGTATGATCCATCAAGCGACATGAGGAAAGAAGAACGGGCAACTCGAACAGCCGCTTTGCTGCTCGAATTAACATTGGAACAATCGAAATCGCCTCGTAAGTCGGAGAGGACGAGGTGAAAAATACTCTAACGCCGGTGACGAGGGCGTTGCGTGCAATACCTTTCCCGCTCTTTTCTCCGTTGGCTTCGGGGTCGAGCTTTCCGCGAAGATCGATGCGCTGAAGATACAACGGCTATCGATTTCCTAGAGGCCACATCCCCTCACACCTTAGCGACTCTCGACCCGTCGAGCCGGCTTCGCCGTCGCCGCGGGAATATTAAGAAAGCCTGAAACGTCGCGCGCCCGCGTTTGCGCTGCACGGCTTTGTTTGTCACAGTCGGTGTCGACGCCGCGCGCCGGCAGATGTACTCCAGGGAAGGCAGGCGCCCAGACGGAGACGCGCTGCGCGATTCACGCACAATAACCCTCGGAGGAGCATCATGCGTTTCACCGCTGTTATCAGCGCCACCACCCTGTTGTTCGCCGCTTCCGCTCAGGCCGGGCCGAGCTCCAACAGCAACATCGCCTGCCCGGTCGGGCTGGTGAGCGGGCTCGATCTCGATACCGAATTCGGTCCGGGTACGGCCGCGCTCACGAAGTGCCTGGAGAAGCGTACCCACGTCAAACTGGTCTTCCAGATCAACCAGGCGCCGCCCTACGCGCTCGGCAACATCGCCAACGTGATCGACGACTACGAGATCACGCACGGCATGAAGGCGGGCCGCGATTACGAGATCGCCGCCATCGTGCACAGCGCCGGCGGGACGACGGTGGTGAAGAACGACGTGCTGCTCGCGCACGGCAAGCCCGGCAACCCGGGCGAGGCCCAGGTGCGGGCGCTGATCGAGCGGGGCGTGAAGTTCTACTTCTGCCAGAACACGACGCGCGCCTACCTCAAGAACGGGACGCTCACCCCCGGCAACGCGACCGCCGAGATCATCGAGGGCGTGGAGTACACGACCGCCGGCCTCTCGTCGCTGGGTGACTTCCAGAGCAGCGGCTGGACGTACGTGCAGCCGTAGACCTCTAGGAAAAGCGGCAAACCGGGCCCCGGCGGCGGATTCCGCCTCCGGGGCCTTTTTTCATACGGCTGGCTGGTGACCTCGAATTGGTGGAGCTGCCAGAATAGGTTGCTCGCCATTCCCCCTAAACACTGATCAAGTGCCATGTGCGGCCGGTTGAACGTCCACGACAGCACGGCAATCCAGAAGCTGATGTCCGGGCTCGGGCTGCCGGCGCTTCCGTCGCGGCCGCCGCGGTACAACATCACGCCGACCTCGCCCGTCGACGTCGTGCTGGCGATGGACGACATCGCCGAGATGGAGTGGGCGATCGAGTTCCGTGATTTCCGGCATCCGAACACCAAGGTGGAGACGGTGAAGCGCCGGCCGGATCTACAGAAGCTGCTGCGCGACAACCGCTGCCTCGTGCCAGTCAATCGCTTCTACGAATGGCCCGACCCGGCGGTGAGACCCAAGTGGCAGGGAATCAAGACCCGGTTCTGCATCCACACGCCGGAGGACGTCATGCTCCTCGGCGGCATTTACAGGATCAATCCGCACGGCGTCATGCAGTTCAACATCCTCACGACGGACCCCAACGAGCAGATCGCCGACTTCCACCACCGCATGCCGGTCATCGTGCCGCCCGCGAAGGCGCCGGCGTGGATGCGGAGGCGCGATCTCGCAGAGGTGTACGCGATGACCGAGCCCTATCCCAACGAGCTCATCGTCTATGAATGCGACGGATTCGTGGACAGCGGCCGCAATGACGACCCGCGATGCATGCAGCCGGCGGCGCGTACTGGCGAGCGCTCGCAACCCCAAGGACAGCTTCTCTAGCTCACCCGATGCTGCCGGATCCCCGGACAGCGAAATGGACGCTCAGTACCCGAATTCGCCCGACCAGCGCCCCCTGTAATCGAGCGAGATCCAGCGTGGCATGAATGCGGCCGCGCGCTTGAGCGGCAGCCGTTCGAGATCGGGCCGTCCCTCCACGTCGCCGACGACGCAGGCACGCGTCGTGACGGCGCGGAAGCTGACGTTGACGTTCGGGGTCAGCGCGCCGCGGGCGACGGCGTCGCGGGGCGCGGAGAGAAAATACACGCGCTTGCGCAGGAAGCAGCTGAAGTAGAGCTCCATCTCGATTTCGAGCGCCTCGCGCTGGTCGCGAAGCGCGCGCTCGGCGCGCCGGGTGAGGCGCAGGTCGAGGGTGCGGCCGCCGAGGAGCAGTTGCGGGGGAATACCGGGGTCGGCGAGCGGCCGGACGGCGTTCATGGTTCCCTCCCCTTCTTGAGCGGCGCGTCGGCGTGGGCTGCGTATTCGTTCATGGAATTGGCGTAGACCTTCACCTTATCGTAGCCGAGGCTGCGGAGCGTCAGGTACGTCTGCGCGGCGCGGTGGCCGGAGCGGCAGTAGGTGATGACGGGGCGGTCCTTCTTCACGCCGAGGGATTCGAGCGTCGGCTGCAGGGCCGCCGGCGGGCGGCGGGCGAAGCCGCGCGGGAGGTCGAGCGCCCGGTCCCACGACCAGAGCTTCGCGCCGGGGACGTGGCCGCTCCGCGGCTCTCTCGGGCTCCCGGCGTATTCCTCGTCGGAGCGCACGTCGAGCAGCAAGGGGCTGTGGCCCTCGGCGGCGCTACGCACCTCGGCAAGGGTCGCCTCGTTGTCCCGGCCCGGACCGTCGAGCGTGTACGTCGTCGGGGCCCGGGTGACCGGCTCGTTCACGACGCGCCGGCCGTTGAGCACCCAGGTCACGAGGCCGCCGTCGAGCACCGAGACCTTCGGATGGCCGATGCGCTCGAGCTCCCAGAAGAGGCGCGCGGCGTTGAGGCCGCCCATGTCGTCGTAGAGCACGACGTGACGGTCGCGCGCGATGCCGACGTTACCGAGCAGCGCCGCGAGCTCGGCATCACTAAGGCGGGTCGGGAACCTGGCCGCCGGAGGCTTCTTGACGATGGCGTCGTACGGGAGGTGCACGGCGCCGGGCAGGTGAAAGCGCAGGTACTGCGTCGGGTCGCTCATGTCCACGAGCACGACGTTCGGGTCGTCGAGCCTCGCGGCGACCCAGGCGTCGTCGACCAGTACCGGCGCGGCCTCAGCCATGGCGGCAACGAAAGCCAGGAGGACGGCGACGAGGCCTTTCGGAATGAAACGAGACATGCGCGATCTCCGTGGACGGCATGGTTCTTATGACTTGGGTCGTCGACGCGGGGTTCACCCGAGCCGGGCCGACTGCTCCTTCTTGAGCGCCGTCAGCTCCTTCCAGTGACTCACGACCGCCGGCATCTCGGGCGGAGCCAGGTCGAGACCCAGCGCCCGGGGGATGTCGGCGCTCGGCACCCGGCGCCCGCCTTTCAGGAAAAGGCCGCGGACGGTCGCGATGGCGTGCACCGTGTCGTCGCGCTCGAAGCGCTGCTCTATATAGAAGTACTTCTCGTCCCAGGTGAGCAGGCGCGTCACGAGCTCGAACCTCTGGAAGGGGTCGAGCGGCCGGATGTAGTTGATCTCGGCCGCCGAGAGGACCGGGGCCCAGCGGTTCTTGAGCAGCAGGCGGCCCATGCCGTTCTGGGCGATCAGGTGCAGCCGGCCGAGGTCCATGAACGTGAGGTAGCGGCCGTTGTTCATGTGGAGATTGAGGTCGCAGTCCAGGGGCCAGACGCGGAACGCGATCCGGGACTCCGCGAACACGTCGCGGCGCGCCACGAACGGCAGCAGCAGGAGCAGCTTCAGGAAACGGAGATAAAGGTTCACGCGGTCGGCATCCTCGCACTTATAATAACGGCCCCATCCGAAACTGCCACGAGACACCCCGATGGTCGCCTGGGACGCGGTCGAGACGCTGCTGCTCGACATGGACGGCACGCTGCTCGACCTGCACTACGACAACCACTTCTGGCTCGAGCACGTGCCGCTGCGATACGCCGAGAGCCGCGGCCTGGATCCGGTGGCCGCCAAGCAAGAGCTCCTCGAGCGCTACAAGCGCGCGGAAGGCACGCTCGACTGGTACTGCGTCGACTACTGGACGCGCGAGCTCGGGCTCGACATCCCGCTGCTCAAGCAGGAGGTCGAGCACCTGATCGCGGTGCACCCGCACGTGATCGACTTCCTTCACGCCGTGCGGGCGCGCGGCAAGCGCATCCT is from Sulfurifustis variabilis and encodes:
- a CDS encoding amidohydrolase family protein, coding for MKRRTFLGVMGLGGFGAAGYGLWPDEGVWNPCLSPLPEPLARHELVRAAFDGIDAARVWDTHVHLIGVGDSDSGIWVTPAMDSAAHPIQYAQKRFYLNAGCAQGAPEIDVAYLERLMRLQDDFPAGTRLMLLAFDYHYDDNGARREDLTSFHTPNAYALALAQRFPERFVAIASIHPYRPDAVEALESAAREGARAIKWLPPAMGMDPASPRCDRFYETLARLRLPLLTHAGEELAVHGGDAQTFGNPLKLRRALDHGVTVIVAHCASLGEGVDLDKGPNGPAMPNFELFARLMNEARYEGKLYGEISAMTQLNRLGPPLDNVLERSEWHARLLNGSDYPLPAVMPIFSLTRMTERGYLRPSEARVLSEIRRYNALLFDFALKRVIARNGKRLAPGVFETSRVFGQ
- the rrtA gene encoding rhombosortase — protein: MNGPAAMAVPRASVTFGVLAAVMFLIAGSAPETLVFDREAIGDGEVWRLVTGHLAHTDASHLAANLLGLGLLGVLFERHPARWGLLFGISAAAIDAWLWTLRPDIGRYCGLSGVLYGLLAAGLVARWQEGGQRWLLAAVAAAATAKLGLEFASGGGIVKHTAWPVLPGAHLAGAAAGVMAVLIMRTRT
- the rhlP gene encoding rhombotarget lipoprotein (RhlP (RHombo-target LipoProtein) is a family of predicted lipoproteins that, in general, co-occurs with a form of rhombosortase, and that has an apparent cleavage site for that enzyme, a GlyGly motif, near the C-terminus.), which gives rise to MKTRSFPWFWTVVAVWVAVLIAGCAHMNRSRESVSSSLVDFLYPKGELPPAYDQTVPNLPLPLNVGIGFVPESRGALSEPKKNELLIKAKAAFLDRPFINQIVLIPDAFMRSGKGFGTLDQIARLFNLDVIALVSYDQVANTDQTNLGFLYWTIVGAYTVPANRHEVRTFVDTAVFDVRTHKLLFHAPGVAANKHYSTYIGDDVKRRVAMEEGFDLATVDMIANLGTEIDGFKERIKQDKSVKVSYRPGFSGSGALDAWMLLLLAPLAWGLRRARR
- a CDS encoding TetR/AcrR family transcriptional regulator, whose product is MGRRSKQAEHSPEEIREMALAAAKRIVAKQGYGALSTRKVAADIGYAVGSLYLVFKNLDDLILHVNGSTLDDLHNALEATAVRCRDPETCLLALAREYIQFAFTNRALWSLVFEHPAPQRRPTWYQDKVARMFEMVEGQLRGIAPERAPKDLKLAAHALWSGVHGVSVLGLADRLDESGRAAAEKLAASLVTNYLVGFKQKTKNRG
- a CDS encoding AMP-binding protein, whose protein sequence is MGWLKTIIRTVLRLCYRVEVSGLEHFHAAGPRVLVVANHTSFLDAVLLAAFLPDDLTFAINTHIARRWWVRPFLRLVRSFPMDPTSPYSTRALIRYLQEDRKAAIFPEGRITVTGSLMKIYDGTGMIADKSRSVLLPVRIDGAQYTPFSRLRGRVRLRWFPRIRLTIQPPTRIELPETVRGRARRQKAGAVLSDIMTQMMFATSNYRKTLFDALLDAKHIHGGRHPVVEDIERRPLSYRDLVMRAFILGRLTARITKREAPVGVLLPNAAGTAVVFFGLHLYGRVPAMLNYTVGVQGMLSACRTAGIHTVLTSRRFVEAAKLGAAVEALCKEVEVVFVDDLRHRVGALDKLSALLAVPFARLLYHGFLGAPKPESPAVILFTSGSEGAPKGVVLSHANLLANAQQIAARFAFSSRDKILNALPVFHSFGLTAGTLLPILAGMRTFFYPSPLHYRIVPEMAYDVNATVLFGTNTFLKGYARYAHPYDFYSVRYVFAGAEKLQDDVRRVWMEKFGVRIFEGYGATETSPVLTANTPMDYRPGSPGRFVPGIEYRLEPVSGVETGGRLHVRGPNVMLGYLLADRPGELVPPRSSLGEGWYDTGDIVTVDEDGFLYIQGRAKRFAKVGGEMVSLALVEELAARTWPEAQHAVINLPDAQKGEQLVLLTNRRDASRAELLARARADGIGEINVPKRIVTTKNLPVLGTGKTDYAAARAFVEKEVA
- the lplT gene encoding lysophospholipid transporter LplT: MTRGLYALLVAQFLTAFADNAILFTAIAMVLNAPGTGAWYIPALQSAFLIAFVVLAPWVGPFADNRPKAVVLMIGNLLKGAGALLILVGLEPLLAYALVGVGAAVYGPAKYGILPEMLPHDRLVQANSLIEGSTIVAIIAGTVVGARVADASIHSALLVVVACYGLSLATTFLIPRITPRHAGEGRGVRHFIDMMRTLFASSRARFVMLGTSLFWAAAAVLRLLLVAWAPVVLLTRNTADIADLTLALAIGIVIGAVLVPKLIPIERLRRARLAAYAMGVFILVLSQIEAVWPARAALVFVGITGGLFMVPVNAALQEIGHLTIGSGGAVALQNFFENVAMLTTVGVYTFAAANGAPPVASIVTVGILVLIATFLVSWHLPPDPNGKGQESVIARGAGGETG
- the corA gene encoding magnesium/cobalt transporter CorA, translated to MRRLLKKRSRKAGLPPGTPVHIGERRSETTELRLVHYEDGALERRQIAAVEEALPYLARPGITWLHAVGAHDAERLKRLEQLGLHPLVIEDILNTDQRTKFEDYGEYAYLVLKMLSDGTEDAIEIEQISIVLGKNYVVSVEEGPSGAFASVEALIDKDRARVRQSGADYLAYLLLDRVVDNYFIVLERLGERIDALQDELVSGPGPQTLRLLHHLRRETLVLRRSVWPLREVIGGLERERSALIRPETAVYLRDVYDHTIHVVDTIETFREVLSGMLELYMSSSTNRLNEVIKVLTVIATVFIPPTFIASVYGMNFRHMPELDSPWGYPVTWLAMLGLGAGMLAYFRKKRWL
- a CDS encoding DsrE family protein, whose product is MRFTAVISATTLLFAASAQAGPSSNSNIACPVGLVSGLDLDTEFGPGTAALTKCLEKRTHVKLVFQINQAPPYALGNIANVIDDYEITHGMKAGRDYEIAAIVHSAGGTTVVKNDVLLAHGKPGNPGEAQVRALIERGVKFYFCQNTTRAYLKNGTLTPGNATAEIIEGVEYTTAGLSSLGDFQSSGWTYVQP
- a CDS encoding SOS response-associated peptidase gives rise to the protein MCGRLNVHDSTAIQKLMSGLGLPALPSRPPRYNITPTSPVDVVLAMDDIAEMEWAIEFRDFRHPNTKVETVKRRPDLQKLLRDNRCLVPVNRFYEWPDPAVRPKWQGIKTRFCIHTPEDVMLLGGIYRINPHGVMQFNILTTDPNEQIADFHHRMPVIVPPAKAPAWMRRRDLAEVYAMTEPYPNELIVYECDGFVDSGRNDDPRCMQPAARTGERSQPQGQLL
- a CDS encoding sulfurtransferase; the encoded protein is MSRFIPKGLVAVLLAFVAAMAEAAPVLVDDAWVAARLDDPNVVLVDMSDPTQYLRFHLPGAVHLPYDAIVKKPPAARFPTRLSDAELAALLGNVGIARDRHVVLYDDMGGLNAARLFWELERIGHPKVSVLDGGLVTWVLNGRRVVNEPVTRAPTTYTLDGPGRDNEATLAEVRSAAEGHSPLLLDVRSDEEYAGSPREPRSGHVPGAKLWSWDRALDLPRGFARRPPAALQPTLESLGVKKDRPVITYCRSGHRAAQTYLTLRSLGYDKVKVYANSMNEYAAHADAPLKKGREP